Part of the Panicum virgatum strain AP13 chromosome 4N, P.virgatum_v5, whole genome shotgun sequence genome is shown below.
TTCATTCGATAATTTGATACCCTTTTGTTTGGATTTCCATTGCCAATCACTCACATCAATAATTTGACAGCAATGCTGCCTGACCATTTCACATTTGGAAGTGCTTTAAAGGCTTGTGGAGCAGTGAGTGTGCTCTCCAACGTGAAGCTAATACACACTTGCATCATCAAGCTGGGTTATCCAGATGACAAGATTGTTACTGCATCACTTATTGATTCTTATGCAAAATGTCGGAGTTTGAGCAGTGCAAGGGTGATATATGACTCCATGTGTGAACCAGACCTCGTTTCATCTACTGCACTGATCAGTGGGTACTCTATGGATAAAAACCACAGCGAAGATGCAATAAAGCTCTTCTGTAAGATTCACCGTAAGGGTTTAAGAATCGATGGTGTTCTGTTAAGTTCTTTGCTTGCGATTTGTGCTAATACAGCATCAATAAAATTTGGGACACAAGTTCATGCTTATATGTGCAAGAAGCAACATATGGGTGATGCAGCATTGGACAATGCTCTAGTTGACATGTACGCGAAAACTGGAGAATTTGCAGATGCTAGGCGTGCTTTTGATGAAATGCCCCACCGAAATGTGATTTCTTGGACTTCACTTATTACTGCCTGTGGGAAAAATGGTTTAGGAGAAGATGCTGTGACCCTTTTTGACAGGATGGCGGAGGATGGTGTAAAGCCAAATGATGTGACATTCCTTGCTCTTCTGTCTGCTTGTAGTCACTCTGGTCTTATGAACAAAGGTATAGAGTATTTCACTTCCATGATGAGCAAGTATGGTATCAATCCAAGAGCGGAGCATTATAGCTCTGCTATTGACCTTCTTGCTCGTGGAGGTCAGTTGGAAGATGCATGGAAGCTTGTTCAGAAGATGAACGCTGAACCCAGCTCATCAATGTATGGTGCAATGCTTGGAGCTTGTAAAATACATGGAAATGTGCCTCTTGGAGAAACTGCAGCCAAGAATCTTTTCAGTATAGATCCTAAGAGCTCTGTAAATTATGCTGTTCTTGCGAATATGTATGCAGAGTCATGTCTATGGGAAAATGCTCAGAGGACCAGAAAATTATTGGCCGAAACATCCAGTGGAAAAGAAGTTGGTTGCAGTGTCATATGAGAAGGTTATGATTGATGGAGACGAAATTTCCTAGGTGATGGTTATCTGTCTATTATAAATGCAAAAGACGATGCTGAAATCTGAATCCCCTTAATTGTTCAGGAGCCCAGGTGAACATGAGGCCATacatattcgagaaaaaaaggaCATGAGGCCATACACTCATGAGCATCCTCAACTTGCGGAACTCTGAACTTATGAATGCTTGCCATTTCAATTAAACAATAGGGAACTTGTGACTTATCAGCAGCCATCATATTGGTCAATGGTAAAGCACATTCTGTACTCCGTAGTAAAACTGCTGTTTAGTTTGTTTGTTATGCCGTGCCTGATGTTTACTTGTTTAGGTTCCTTTTGAATGCCTATATTGCAACAGTTGGTTTAGTTTGTGATTTGCATCTTTGAATCCTAAATCGTCTATTG
Proteins encoded:
- the LOC120670951 gene encoding pentatricopeptide repeat-containing protein At3g20730-like isoform X1, which codes for MTLVNGQKSAAALYSSLLQSCIGSNAFRQGKSVHHRTVIAPSASLPDLHLSTKLVIFYSHFGDVAATRRVFDGMPHRSVVSWTAMVSAYAKNGRPREALELFALMVRSGTRPNQFTFGSAASACAGARCARSGEQVHACAAKGRFAGDMFVQSALMDMHLRCGSVADASQLFAEMERKDVVSWNALIRGFVERSQYSDALGLFSSMLRDAMLPDHFTFGSALKACGAVSVLSNVKLIHTCIIKLGYPDDKIVTASLIDSYAKCRSLSSARVIYDSMCEPDLVSSTALISGYSMDKNHSEDAIKLFCKIHRKGLRIDGVLLSSLLAICANTASIKFGTQVHAYMCKKQHMGDAALDNALVDMYAKTGEFADARRAFDEMPHRNVISWTSLITACGKNGLGEDAVTLFDRMAEDGVKPNDVTFLALLSACSHSGLMNKGIEYFTSMMSKYGINPRAEHYSSAIDLLARGGQLEDAWKLVQKMNAEPSSSMYGAMLGACKIHGNVPLGETAAKNLFSIDPKSSVNYAVLANMYAESCLWENAQRTRKLLAETSSGKEVGCSVI